In Companilactobacillus allii, one genomic interval encodes:
- a CDS encoding 3'-5' exoribonuclease YhaM family protein, with translation MKRIIDYKNGETMSLEAIIKKSDFRLAKNGKNFLSLVFEDKSGQIPGKYWDANDENAKTFKVGTVVQLDGKRDIYQGKPQVIINHLGALEADTVDMSQFVQTAPIKKADMENDFEDIFLEITNGAWNRIVRYLFKKYHDEFFTSAAAKSNHHDFQGGLAYHTLSMVRQAENIADQYKQIDRALLIAGACLHDLGKTIELSGNLDIEYTFEGNMLGHITIVDEEIVKAAQEMDISLESEDMILLRHMILSHHGLLEYGSPERPKLLEAEVLHNIDEMDASINMITKALDKTENGSFSERIFGLDNRSFYKHS, from the coding sequence ATGAAAAGAATTATTGATTATAAGAATGGCGAAACTATGAGTTTAGAAGCAATTATTAAGAAGTCTGACTTTCGTTTAGCTAAAAATGGCAAAAACTTTTTATCACTAGTATTTGAGGATAAATCTGGGCAGATTCCTGGTAAGTATTGGGATGCTAACGACGAAAATGCGAAGACATTTAAAGTGGGGACTGTTGTTCAACTAGATGGTAAAAGGGATATATACCAGGGTAAGCCACAAGTAATTATCAACCATTTGGGAGCTCTTGAAGCTGATACAGTTGATATGTCTCAATTTGTTCAAACGGCTCCAATTAAAAAGGCTGACATGGAAAATGACTTTGAGGATATTTTCTTGGAGATAACTAATGGTGCTTGGAACAGAATCGTTAGATATTTATTTAAAAAATATCATGATGAATTCTTTACTAGTGCTGCCGCCAAAAGTAATCATCACGACTTTCAAGGTGGACTTGCATACCATACTTTAAGCATGGTTCGTCAAGCTGAAAATATTGCGGATCAGTATAAGCAGATTGATCGTGCATTATTGATTGCTGGAGCTTGTTTACATGATTTGGGTAAGACTATTGAATTATCAGGTAATCTTGATATTGAGTATACCTTTGAGGGTAATATGTTAGGACACATTACAATTGTCGATGAAGAGATAGTTAAAGCCGCACAAGAAATGGATATAAGTCTTGAGTCTGAAGATATGATTTTACTTAGACATATGATCTTGTCGCATCATGGTTTATTGGAATATGGATCACCAGAACGTCCTAAGTTATTGGAAGCTGAAGTATTGCATAATATTGATGAGATGGATGCAAGTATTAATATGATCACTAAAGCCCTAGATAAAACTGAGAATGGTAGTTTTTCAGAGCGTATTTTTGGATTAGATAACCGTTCATTTTATAAACATTCATAA
- a CDS encoding peptidylprolyl isomerase PrsA has protein sequence MTKWVLALAGLLMVTVVAGCSGNKTVATLKGGRITQEQYYKEMKSSSSGKQTLQTMIITKALEDQYGKKVSTKQVTKEYNKYKSQYGSSFSSILSQNGMTTAQFKKNIRTNLLTEVALKKNKTVTNAQLKKEWKSYQPKITVSQILVAKKATATTVIEKLQNGESFSKLAKKYSTDSATKNNGGKMDAFDNDSTSVDSDFKTAAYKLDNVGDYTSTPVKTSYGYSIIKLDKKTAKGKMSDHTAELKSKIYASWMQDSTVMQKVISKVLKKADVSIKDSDLKDVLSGYVSSSSSSK, from the coding sequence TTGACAAAATGGGTCCTAGCTTTAGCCGGCCTATTGATGGTAACAGTTGTTGCTGGATGTTCAGGTAATAAGACAGTTGCTACACTAAAGGGTGGAAGAATTACCCAAGAACAATACTACAAGGAAATGAAGAGTTCTTCGTCAGGTAAACAAACACTTCAAACAATGATCATTACCAAAGCTCTAGAAGATCAATATGGTAAAAAGGTCTCAACTAAGCAAGTAACTAAGGAATATAACAAGTACAAGAGCCAATATGGTTCTTCATTCAGTTCTATTCTTTCACAAAACGGTATGACTACTGCTCAATTCAAGAAGAATATTCGTACAAATCTTCTAACAGAAGTCGCTTTAAAGAAGAATAAGACAGTTACAAATGCCCAACTTAAGAAAGAATGGAAATCTTACCAACCTAAGATTACCGTTTCACAAATCTTAGTTGCTAAGAAAGCTACTGCTACTACAGTTATCGAAAAGCTACAAAATGGTGAAAGCTTCAGCAAACTTGCTAAGAAGTATTCAACAGACTCAGCCACAAAGAACAATGGTGGTAAGATGGACGCCTTTGATAACGACAGTACAAGCGTTGACTCAGACTTTAAGACAGCCGCATATAAACTAGATAACGTTGGCGATTATACATCAACACCTGTTAAAACTAGTTATGGTTACAGCATCATCAAACTTGACAAGAAGACTGCCAAGGGTAAGATGAGCGATCACACAGCAGAACTTAAATCTAAGATTTATGCTAGCTGGATGCAAGATTCAACTGTAATGCAAAAGGTTATTTCTAAGGTATTGAAGAAAGCTGATGTATCTATCAAGGATAGTGATTTGAAAGATGTTCTTTCAGGATATGTTTCATCATCAAGCTCTTCTAAATAA
- a CDS encoding HIT family protein, translating into MDDCIFCKIINNEIPSTTIYEDDDIKAFFDISQVTPGHTLVVPKKHVQNIFEYDEELAQKVFKKIPMIARAIKESNPDIIGMNICQNNGEIAYQSVMHSHFHLVPRYSKDDAFSMHWGDNTGKASNEELQQRADNIKKNLED; encoded by the coding sequence ATGGACGACTGCATTTTTTGCAAAATAATTAATAATGAAATTCCTAGTACTACTATTTACGAGGATGACGATATTAAGGCATTCTTCGATATTTCTCAAGTAACTCCTGGCCACACTTTGGTGGTACCTAAGAAACATGTCCAAAACATTTTTGAATATGATGAAGAATTAGCTCAAAAAGTATTCAAGAAAATACCTATGATTGCTCGTGCAATCAAAGAATCTAATCCTGACATTATTGGTATGAATATTTGTCAAAATAATGGCGAAATCGCATATCAAAGTGTAATGCACTCCCACTTCCACCTAGTACCTCGCTATTCAAAAGACGACGCCTTTTCAATGCATTGGGGCGACAATACTGGTAAAGCTTCAAATGAAGAATTACAACAGCGCGCTGACAATATCAAGAAAAATCTGGAGGATTAA